DNA sequence from the Nocardia fluminea genome:
TGTCGCGGTAGAGATCACGCAGGGTCTCGGGATTCTCGGCCGCGACAGCGACGTCGACATCCGCGGCGGGCTCGGTGATTTCGGTCGACTCGCGGGCGGGCTCGCTCCGTGCGGTGGTCGTGGTCATGTCGAGCTCCTCAACGCTTGCGTGGCGCGATGTGCACCGGCAGTCCGAGTCCGGCCATGGCCGCCTCCATGCCGATCTCGCCGAGAGTGGGGTGGGCGTGGATGGTGTCGGCCAGCTCGTCGAGCGTGGCTTCCAGCGAGATCGCCAGCGCGCCCTCGGCGATCAGATCGCTGGCGGACGGGCCGATGATGTGCACGCCGAGTACTTCCTGATGTTCCTGCCCCGCAACAATTTTGATGAACCCCTCGGTTTCGCCGAAGGTCTTGGCCCGACCCAGTGCCGCGAACGGGAACTTGGCGGTGATCACCTCGTGGCCTGCCGCGCGAGCGGCGTGCTCGGTGAGACCGACGCTCGCGATCTCCGGGTGGGTGAATGTCGCGGCCGGGATGACGGTGTAGTCGAGGTGGGCGTCGTGCCCGGCGATCACCTCGGCCGCGGTGATGCCCTGGTGAGAGGCGACATGGGCGAGCAGGGCGCGACCGGTCACGTCGCCGATGGCGTAGACGTGCTCGACACTGGTCCGCAGCCGGTCGTCGACTTCGATGAACCCTCGCGCGTCCGTGGCGATTCCGGCTGTATCGAGTCCGAGTTCGGCGGTGTTGGGGCGGCGTCCCACACCGACGAGGACGACGTCGGCGTCGAGTTCCTGCGCCGCGGCTCCGCCGACCGAGACGCGCAGCGCGGCGTCCCCGGTGATCGCTGTGACGGTGGCGCCGGTGAGGACGGTGATGCCACGCTTACGGAACGATCGGCCGAGCGCGTCACCGATTTCCTTGTCCTCCAACGGAACCAGGCGGTCCTGCATTTCCACGACGGTGACCTGGCTGCCGAAGGTGGCGAACAGGCTGGCCCATTCCGCGCCGACCGCGCTGCCGCCGATGATCACCAGCCGTCGCGGTACCTCGGTCAGCCCGAACGCGCCGTCGGAGGTGACGACGCCGGGCAGGCCCGCCCCGGGGATGGGCAGCTGGGCGGGCACCGAACCGGTCGCGACGATCACGTCGCGCGCGCTCACCCGGCGAATCGCTGTTCCCGCGGGCGCGGCGTAGCGGGGGCCGCCGTCGAAGACCGGCGAGGCGCCGGCCTCGTGTACCTCCACGACGGTCGGTTCGACGAACCGGGCGTGACCCTCGATGATCGTGACGCCGTTGGCCTTCAGCAGGCCGGCGACACCGTCGGTCAGCTCTTTGACGATGCCGTCCTTGCGCTGGCGCACCGCGCCGAAGTCGTAGCGCACATTGTCGGCATGGATACCGAATTCCGCTGCGGTGGTGAGCGTTTGGTAGACCTCTGCCGAACGCAGCATCGCTTTGGTGGGGATACAACCCCAGTTCAGGCACACCCCGCCAGGGCGCTCCTTCTCCACCACGCAGACCTTCAGGCCGCGTTGCGCGGCACGGATGGCGGCCACGTAGCCGCCCGGTCCACCACCGATCACCAACAGATCGAATTCCAGCACTCGTGGTGCTCCTCAGCTCGAACGATCAACCCGTCCACGGTCGTGGTTCGGATCATCTGTCGAGTCTCACCGTCCACAAATGCACAAACAACCAACCGACAGCCCAGACTTCGGGGCTCGAGAATGGGCGCTGCGCCCAATCGGTCGCGATGACGCGGGACTCAGGCCGGGGTGCTCACACCCATCTCCAGGGCGGCCAAGGCGAGGGAGAGTTCCAGGTAGGACCGCTGACCCTCCAGCCGCCGGCCCAGCAGGGCGGAGATTCGCTGGAGCCGGTTGATCACGGTGTTGCGATGGCAGTGCAGCCGCGGCGCGGCGTTGGCCGCCGAGCAGTTCTCCTCCAGCCAGGTCGCCAGGGTGCGCAACAAGATCTCGCGTTCCTTGACCGGCAGTTCCAGCACCGGGCCCAGGGTGCGCGCGACCATCAGCGCGGTCAGATCGGGAGAGCGCAGCAAGAGGGCTTCGGGGTAGCGCTGTTCCACCGACACCAAGCCCCGCGCTGTCGCGGGCAGGGTCTCCAAACCGAGCATCGCCAGTGCATGACCGGTATCGATCTGCGCCAATCCCTGCACCACCGGTGACGCCGCTGCCCGGCCGCGGATCCGGCTACCCACCTGGTCCAGCACAGTGGAGCCGGCGCGCTGCTCGAGCGAGACCAGCCCCACCATCGTCTCGACCCGGTCGTGCCAGACCGACCGAATGCCCAGGGCCGCCAACGCGGTCTCGGTGCCGATCTCCACATGGGGACGGTCGCCGCGCACCGCGACCACCAAGTACCCGCCGTGCGCGGGCAGGTTCAGCTCGCGCGCCGCACGCGCGGCGAAGGTCGTGTCGCGCGCGCTGCCGGCAAGCAGGTCCTCGATCACGCCGTGGCGGCGCCGCTCGTCGCGACGTACCTGCTCCAGTTCGGTGCTGCGATAGGAGGTGACCAGCGACGACGACATACCGTCGATGGCCGACCACGTCTCCACCCCGATCTTGCGGACCTCACCGGGCGGGAGTTCGCCCGCCTTGTCGAGCAGCGCCTCCCACACGATCTGACCGCCCAGCCGGAACGTGCGCAACATGACTTCCAACGGCACGCCCTGGGCCGCTCGATTGCGGCCGATAGCGGCAGCGACATCGTCGCGATCCGGGCTCGTCACGTCACCGGCGACCAGATCGAGCACCCTGGTCAGATAGCGGCAGCACGCATGGTGCAGGTCGTCCCGGCTGACCGGCGAGTAGTCCGTCCACTCCGGAATGTCGGTGAAGATTGCGGCGATCAACTGCCTGGTCAGCGTAGGAATCTCGGTTCGGCACGCGGCCACCAGCTCCCTCGTACCCACCGGGGGAAGGGTGTGCTCGGATCTCGCGGCCATAGCGCTAGACGCTACGCCCGCCCCCGCCTACCACTGATCCGCGTCTTCACCTGGATGGCACCGCGTCGTTGCCACGGCGGCGGCGCATCGCGGGCCATAGTGGTCGGATGGGTAACCAGTCGACGATCGCTACCGCGTTCCGGCCTCTGTTGCGAGCCACGTTGGGTCCCCGCCCCGCGGTGGGGTTCGAGTTCTGGGACGGCAGCACGATCCAACCCGAGGGCGCGAGTCCCGGCACGATGCGCGTGCGATCCGAGGACGCGCTGCGTCACCTGGTCTGGGCGCCGGGTGAACTCGGTTTGGCGCGCGCTTACGTGTCCGGCGCGGTGGATCTCGACGGCGATATCTTCACGATGCTGCGAGCGCTCCAGTCGACCGCGCCCAACGACGCCCGACTGGGTCTCGGTGCGACGTGGCAGGCCGTCGGCGCGGCGCGTCAACTCGGGGCGCTCGGTCGCCGGCCGGAGCTGCCGCCGGAGGAGGCCCGCCCGCAGCGCGGGCCCTTGCACACCAAGCGACGCGACGCGGCGGCGATCAGCCATCACTACGACGTCAGCAACGACTTCTACCGGCTGGTGCTCGGACCGAGCATGACCTACTCCTGTGCGCGTTTCGTGCCGGATGACGACGGCTCGCTCGAGGCGGCCCAGCGGGCCAAGCACGACCTGATCTGCCGCAAACTGGGCCTGGCCGAGCAGCCGGGAATGCGGCTGCTCGACGTGGGCTGTGGCTGGGGGTCCATGGCCATCCACGCGGCGTCGACCTATGGCGCGCGCGTCGTCGGCGTCACCATCAGCAACGCTCAGGTCGAGCTCGCCCGGAAACGAGTCGCCGAGGCGGGGCTTTCCGACAGCGTCGAGATCAGGCTGTCCGACTATCGGGATCTGCGCGGCGAGGAGTTCGATGCCATCTCCTCGATCGGCATGTTCGAACACGTCGGATCCGGACGCGCCGCCGAGTATTTCGACACCCTGCGCGCGCTGCTGCACCCGCGCGGACGGCTGCTCAACCACGCCATCTCCTCGCCGGGCGGCTCCGTCATGCGCAATCGGTCCTTCATCGGGCGCTATGTCTTCCCGGACGGCGAACTCGTCGACGTGGGCGAAGTCGTGCTGGCCATGCAACGCGCCGGATTCGAGGTCCGTGACGTCGAGGCCCTGCGCGAGCACTACGCGCGCACCCTGCGTCAGTGGGTGGCGAATCTGGAAAGTGCTTGGGAACAGGCGGTTTCACTCGTCGGCGACGGGCGGGCGCGGATCTGGCGGCTGTATATGGCCGCCTCCGCGCTGGGCTTCGAGGACGGTGGCCTCGGAATTCACCAGGTGCTCGGCGTGGTGCCCGAAGCGACGGGGTTCGCGGATATGCCCGCCACCCGCCGCGACTGGGGATAGTCCAGCCGGGCACGGTTCGCACAGCGATCGCAACCTCGGTATAGTGAATCATTTCTGCATCGAATAGAGCGGATGATGAGCATGCGGTGTGTGATTTTCGGCGCGACCGGCTACATCGGTGGACGTTTGGTGCCCGAGCTGATCCAGGCCGGCCATCAGGTGCGGGTGGTGGCCCGGACCCCGGAGAAATTGGCGGAGGTCCCGTGGCGGGAGCAGGTCGAGATCGTCCGTGGCGATGTGACCGACGCCGACCGGGTGCGCGCCGCCGTCGCCGGGCAGGAGGTCGTCTATTACCTGGTGCACTCGTTGGCCCGCGACGACTTCTCCGACATCGACCGGGAGGCCGCGCGGCTCGTCGCGGACGCGTCGAACTCGGCCGGCGTCAGCCGCATCGTCTACCTCGGCGGCATCATCCCCGAACACGCGACACTGTCGCGCCACCTCGCCTCCCGCGCCGAGGTCGGCGAGATTCTGCGCGCATCCGGTGTCCCCACGGCGGAACTGCGCGCCGCGGTGATCATCGGGTCCGGTTCGGCCAGTTTCGAGATGCTGCGATATCTGTCCGAACGTCTGCCCGCGATGATCACCCCGCGATGGGTGCACAACCGGATCCAGCCCATCGCCGTACGAGACGTCCTCTACTACCTCGTGCACGCGGCGGCGTTGCCCGCCGACGTCAACCGCGCGTTCGATATCGGCGGGCCCGATGTCATGACCTACTTGACCATGATGCGCGAATACGCCGTCGTCGCCGGGCTGACTCGTCGCGTGGTGCTCCCGGTGCCGGTGCTCACGCCGTGGCTGTCGGCGCAGTGGGTCAACCTCGTCACCCCCGTGCCGCGCGCACTGGCCGTACCGCTGATCGAGTCTCTCGTTCACGAAGTCGTGTGCGGCGAACACGACATCGCCTCCTACATTCCCGATCCCGCCGAAGGTCTCACCCACTACGCGCGTGCCGTGGAATTGGCGCTGACTCGAATCCGCCACGCCGACGTGCCCACCCGCTGGTCCGATGCCAGTACGTTCGGCGCGCCCTCGGATCCACTGCCCACCGACCCCGCGTGGTCGGGCGGCTCGCTCTACGAAGACCTGCGTGAACAGCACACCGACGCCGATCCCGAAACCGTCTGGGCGGTGATCGAAGCCATCGGTGGCGAGAACGGCTGGTACTCGTTCCCTCTCGCCTGGTCGCTGCGCGGCTGGATCGACCGTGTCTCCGGCGGGGTCGGGTTGCGCCGGGGCCGTAAGAACCCCCGCCGCCTGCACTCGGGTGAGGCCTTGGACTGGTGGCGCGTCGAATACATCGACCGGCCCCATCTCCTGCGCCTCCGCGCCGAGATGCAGCTCCCGGGACTCGCGTGGCTCGAACTGGGTGTCGAACCCGACCCGGACGGCGGCTCCCGCTATCGGCAGCGCGCCATCTTCCAGCCACGCGGTCTTGCCGGGCACCTGTACTGGAAGGCGATCACGCCGTTCCACAACGCCGTGTTCGGCGGCATGGTCCGCAATATCACCGGGACCGCCGAACACGCTCCCGCCGACGGCGCGGTGTCGTCCGGCTGACGGATCAGCCCGCGGTTTTCGTCAGTGCGCGTGCGCGACTGCCTCGCCGCGCCCACAACGCGCGAGCCAGCGCCGAACTCGCGACACGGGTGCGGCGGGCGTTGCTCACGGTGGCGCGTGCGGTGAACACCGCGAACTCGCTCTCCTCGATGCGGTCGAGAATCTCCGAGTACAGCACCGCCGCGGTGGCCACGCAGGGCCGCGACACGGGGTGCAGCTGCGCTATTCCGCTCTCGGCGTAGCGATACCACTCGCGGGCGATCGCGTGCTGCGCGGCGAGCGCGGATCGGACCTTGGCGTCGGTGCGTCGACGAGAACGGCACCACTGCAACCTGGTGCGGTCCACGTCGTGTGCCGCCAGCTCGTCGGCCGGTAGATACACCCGGCCGCGGTCGAGATCCTCGGCGATGTCACGCAAAAAGTTGGTGAGCTGGAACGCCTTTCCCAGCGCCGCCGCGTACGGGGCGGCATCGGCGCGATCCCCGACGGTGCCCAGCACCGGCAGCACTTGCAGGCCGATCACGTCCGCCGAACCGCGCACATACCGGTCGAGCGCGGCCCGGTCGGGGTAGTCGGTGACGGTCAGATCCATGCGCATCGAGTCGAGGAATTCGTCGAACAGGACGTGGTCGATCTCGTATCTGGCAGCGGTATCGGCCAGTGCGGCGAAAATCGGGTCCTCGACCGGGCCACCGGACAGGCACTCGTGCAGGTCCTTCGTCACCGCGTCCAGTCGCTCCGCCGGAGTACCCGCCGGGTCGTCGATCAGCGGTTCGTCGACGATGTCGTCCGCCCACCGGGCGAAGCCGTAGAGAGCGTGGATCGCGGGTCGCTGGGCGGGTGCGAGCAGCCGGGTGGCGAGGAAGAACGTGCGGCCATGGCGCGCGTTGAGTTCCCGGCAGCGCTGGTACGCCTCGCGCAATCGGGCATCGCGGATACCGGCCGCGTCGAGTTCGGTACGAATCATCGTCGATCGCCTCCGATCGAGGTCGAGGTCGAGGTCCGTGACGCGGGCACCGTGCCGGTGACGCGGTCGGCGGCGAGGCGACCCGACAGCAAGGCCGTCGGCACACCGACGCCGGGTACGGTGCCGCAGCCTGCCAGCACCGCGTTGCCGGCACCGCGTGGCAGGTTCGCGGGACGGAAGGGGCCGGTTTGGGCGAAGGTGTGCGCCAGCGAGAACGGGGTTCCGGCCAGCAGACCCTGCCGCTGCCAGTCGGCGGGCGTGTCCAGATGCACGACCCGGGCGTCGCTGACGAAACCCGGGACCAGCCGCTTCTCGACGATCGCGGCGAGCTCCTCACCGTAGGCGGTGGCGCGCCCGTCCCAGTTGAGGTCTCCGCTGCGGTAGAGGTTGGGCACCGGGGCGAGAACGGTGAACAGATCACGGCCGGGCGGGGCGAGGGCGGGGTCGGTCGCGGTCGGGCGGGTCACCAGCAACGACGGGTCGCTCATCAGTTTTCCGGCACCGATCAGTTCGTCGAAGGTCTGCTCCCACGCGGCACCGAAGACGAGGTTGTGATGGGCGGTCGGCACCGATTCGGGGACACCCACGTGCATCACGACGGCCGACGGCGCGGGTTGCCAACTGGTGGGGCGACGCGGGACGCGGTCGAGCAGCTCGTAGGCGGTGGGCAGTTCGGTCGCCAGCACCACGGCGTCGCAGGGGATTCGATGGCCACGCTCGGTGAGCACCGCGGTGATCCGGGATCCGCGCCGCTCCAGCTCGTCGACCGTCTCGCCGTAGCGGAACGTCACACCGGCATCGACAGCGGCAGCGGCCAGCGCGTCGGGTAGCGCGCGCATGCCGCCGCGCGGGAAGTAGACCCCGCCCACGGTGTCCATATAGGAGATCACCGCGTACAGCGCCAGTGCGCGTTGTGGCGAGACGCCCGCGTAGAGCGATTGGAAGGTGAAGACGCGACGCAGCCGTTCGTCGTTCAGGAACGATCCGATCGCCCTGTCGAGGCGCCGGAAGCCGCCCAGTGCGATCAACCGCGCGAACGCCGGCGTCAGCAGTCCGAGCGGAGAGTCGGTGTTCGCCGCGATGAACCGATCGAATTCGACCTGGTACAGCTCGCTCAACCACGCGCGCAGCCGGCGATATCCCTCGACCTCCTTCGGTCCGGCGAAGGCCAGGACCGATTCCTCCATGGCCGCCGCGTCGCTGTGGATGTCGAGCCCGGTGCCGTCGGCGAAGTGCGCGCGGTAGGCGGGGGCGACGGGCAACAACTCCAGGCGGGACTCGAGGCTGTCACCGACGGCGGCGAGGGTGTCGGCGACGATGTCGGGCATGGTGAGCACCGACGGTCCGGTGTCGAGCAGGTAGCCGTCGACATCGCGCCGTCCGGCCCGGCCGCCGGGGAGCGGATCGCGCTCCACCACGGTGACGGTGCGTCCGCGTCCGGCCAGGTGCAGGGCGGCGGCCAAGCCTGCCAGACCGGCTCCGACGACGACCACCTCATCGGTTGTTCCCGAGATCGTTCGCATTACTTCCTTTCAGAGGGAGTGGCGGGTGCGCCGGTCAGTGCGAGCGGTGTGTGCACAACAGCGACATCCGGTGCAGCGCATCGGCCACCGATGGTTCGAGGTCGGTGACCTCGAGGAGCCGTCGCGCGTGCTCGACGCGCTCGCCGATCATCTGCTCGGCACGCCGGCGGGCGCCGCTGTCGGTGATCACGGCCTGCGCGAGCGCGACGCCCTGCTCGTCGATGAACTCCGCCCGCCAGAGATCACGGAGCCTGCCGCGATCCGACGGTTCGGCGAGCTGATCGGCCAGCGCGATCACAGTGGTCGCCTTCCGTTCCCGGATATCGTCTCCGGTGGGCTTTCCGGTGGTCGAGGGGTCGCCGAAGACGCCGAGCAGGTCGTCGCGCAGCTGGAACGCTTCGCCGATCGCGTCGCCGTATTCACCGAGAACGCGCAGCACCGTCTCGTCGCAGCCCGCCATCGCCGCACCCAATTCGAGCGGGCGGCGCACGGTGTAGTTGCCGGACTTGCGCCGCGCGATGTCCATCACCGCACCCACGCTCGGCAGCCGGTTCGCGTCGTTGGTCAGATCCGCGAGCTGACCGACCGCCAGCTCGCTGCGCATCGCGTCGTAGCGCGGCCACGCCCGATCCAGCGCGGCGGCGGGCAGGCCACTCTCGCGCACCATGCGCTCGGCCCACACCAGGAACAGATCGGCCAGGAGGATCGCCGCCGACTCGCCGAACCGGGCCGAGGAGCCCGACAACCCCTGCTCGCGGTGCCAGGCTGCCAGGCGAAGATGCGCCGACTGCTGTCCTCGCCGGACCGCCGACTCGTCCATCACGTCGTCTTGCACCAGGGCGAACGCGTGCAGCAGCTCCGCGCCGGCGGCCGCCCGCAGCGCGGCCTCGGATTCCCCGGCGCCCCCGCACAACCAGCCGAGATAGACGAACACGGACCGAACGCACTTGCCGCCCGACGCGAAGTCGATCATCAACCGGCCCGGCAGCGAGAATCCCGCCGGGTCGAGTTCCTCCGCGCAGCGCGCGCGGACGAACTCGTCGACATGGTCGCGTACCGAGCTCTGAGTACGCGCGAGCCAGCTGGCGAACCGCACGGAAGTGGTCTCGGGTTCGCAGGGTCGAAGCGCGATTGCTACTCGTTCGGCATCCACTCTTCGATTGTGACACCGATCGGGCAAAAATGCATCGTTTGCGCATCGTTTGATGCGCCTGAGCGTCCTGGCCGGTGCGCGAGCCACCCACCACGACCGTGGCCGACCATCATCGAGCTGCCCGGATTTCGGGCGCCATCCCATTTCGGGCTGTCGTGGCCGCAACTAGACTTGCCGACGCCGACCTTCCGATCGGCCCGGGGAGGAGGGTTCGATGCCGCCCAAATCGACCGATCGGCGTCGCCCAACCCAGGACCGCGCCAAGGCCACTCGCGAGAACATCCTCGACGCGGCCGCGGAGCTCTTCGGCGACCGGGGCATCGCCAGCACCTCGACCAACCGGATCGCCGCCGCCGCGGGGGTCAGCATCGGAACCGTCTATCGATACTTCCCTGACCGGGCGATGATCGTCGCCGAGCTTCTCGCCCGCATCCAGGGCAATATCGAGCGGCGATTCACCGAACGTGTGCGCGATCTCGCCGACACCCCGGTGCAGCAATTGGTTCTGGGCGTGCTCGAGGCCGTCATGGAGGAGATGTCCACCGATGTCCCCCTGGTGCGGGCGCTGATAGCCGGGTTGGACTTCTACAGCAGCGGCATGCCCGAGCTGGAAGTACGGTTGCGCCTGCTGGTCAAGATGCAGGTGATCCAGATCCTCGGCCCCGGCGACGACGACGAATACGACGTGCTGACCTTCACGATCATCAGCGCGTGTTTCGGAACGGTCCTGCGCGCCGCCGTCCTGGAGGACACTCGCGTGCGCGACGAGGTGATCGCTACGACAGCGCGGTTGATCGCCACGCTCGCCGACAGCGAGAGGCACGCCCGCACGACCGAGTAGATCGCTGGACCGGCTTCCCTTCGGCACACCGACTCTCGCCGACGCCCGATCCGTTGTTTCTGTGCGAGCTGGACGTCGATCCCCCTAGGCTTGGCCCGATCTCGTCGACAACACCGCCTTCGACAACGGCAGCTACCGGACCCCCGAGGATTCCGATGACCTTCTCCCCCAGTATGTCTCGCGCGCTCGCCGCAGTGGCGCTCGCCGCGACAGCCGCCGTCTTTCCTACCGCGCAGACCGCTTCCGCTGCACCGGTTTCGTGCCCGCAATGGACTCGGCACCCCGTCGCGGCGGGCTACGGCATCCTCGAGAACCTGGGGTTCGACGGTCGCGGAAATCTGCTGCTGGCAGAGCAATCCGCTACCGGATCGACCGGCACCCTGCAACGCCTCGGTGCCGACGGCTCGAGATCGGTCGCGGTCACCGGAGTCGAGGGTCCCGGCGCCATTGTGGCCGTCGGTGACACCGCGTATTTCACGACGGGCAACAGCGCCACCTCCGCGCTCACCGACCGGGCCGACGGAACGATTCAGGCCCTGCACCTCGACAGCGGCGCCGTGCGGACGGTGGCCACCGGGCTGACGATGCCGAACGGGTTGGCGCAGTTGCCCGACGGCGACTTCGTCGTCAGCAGAGACATCGGCGCCGGCACTCTGACCCGGGTCACCACCGGCAACATCACGACGCCCTACGCGCCGACGCTGAGATCTACCAACGGCCTGGCGTTCGACACGCGGCGCGACCGCCTCATCGTCTCGACGACGTTCAACCCGGCATCGGTCATCGCCGCCATCGACTACCGCGATCCCGAAAGTCCACCGCTGCAGGCCGTGATTCCCGGCGCCGGACCGCTGAACTCGGCCGACGATCTGACCGTCGCCCCGGATGGCAAGGCCTATGTGACTCTCAACGTGGCGGGCAGCGTTCAGCAGGTCGACCTGGACACCGGACAGACCTGCGCGATAGCCGACAATCTACCCCTGTCCTCGTCGGCGCGTTTCGGTGCCGGACCCGGCTGGAACCCGAAGTCGTTGTACGTCACCAGTTTCCTCGGGACGGTCACCGAGCTGACCCCGCCCTGATCACCGGTTGGAGCAGACCGCCACGAGCAGGGGTCCGTACGGATTCTCAGCGCTGCCCGCCGCGACCAGCAGGCCGCCGACCGGGCTACAGAGCACGTCCAAGCTCGAGGAGCCGGTGTCGGCCACCGGTTGCTGGGCGTGCGCGGAGTTCGCGCCGACGGCGGAGGCGAGCAGGAAGAGCGCGAGTGCGGACGACGCCGCGAGCTTGTTCATGACCCCACCGTGCCGCGTCTCCGTGCGCTGCGCACGCCCCGAATTGCTGGGGCGCGCACCGGACCGAATCATCGGATCGCCGATCGAGTTACCCACGCGGGCAACATACTTGGCGAACACTCACCCGCGCTGGGTCAATCGGTCCCGGCGGTGACGCTCGCAGGACCCGCTGTCGCCGACACCTCGTGCCACCACGTGGCGATCCGGTCGACCACCGCCCCCGGGGTCCGCACCCACTGGATATGGTCGTTCGACGCACCCGCCGGCACGTCGGCGCTGCGGTAGTCCCATCGAGTCACGCGACCGGGGGTGAACAGGCGACGCGCGAACGCCTCGATACCGCGTCTCGGTGCCAGTGCGTCGTCTTCGAGGGCGATGACCAGTGTCGGCGTATCGATAGTGCCCGGGGCGGGGTATGGCGGGCGTCCGGTCAGGACCATGCCCGCCCACTCACGCATCTGCGTGCGCGCCCCGGGTGCGCCGAAAGCCGGCGCGGGTAGATAGCCGAACACAGCCGTGATGACCGGCACGAGTGAAGCCATGATCGCCACGGGCAGCCCGAACTTCGGAAAATGCCGGTGGTAGGGCAGGCTACCGCCGACGGTCACCATGCCATCGGCGCCGGGATGGTTGAGCTCGTGGCCCGCGGTCAGCTGGGCGCCGAGGCTGTGCCCGAGGAGAACGACCGGCCGGGTGGGGTGCTCGCGGCGGGCCTCGGCCACTGCCTGGGCGATGGTGTCGATCTCGTCCTGGTAGGACCAGTCGTTGTGCCGCGATGCCCGTGGCGCACCCTTTTCGAAGCCGCGCCGGGGCAACGCCCGCGCACTCCAGCCGAGGTCGGTGAAGGCCGCGACGAGCGGGGCGTAGAAGCGCGAACCGATGGCCATGGCCGGGGCGATCAGGACGATCGGCGCATCCATTCCCCGCCCGGAGCCGGTCTCGCCCGGCTGCCGACTGCTCGACCTGCTCACTGATGTACTCCTTCGTTCGTCTGGTACGCCCATCGAGTCGTTGACGGCGGGCAACCCCGAGGCTAATGTTAGCAGCGAAAACATCGGGCGCGGGTTCGCCGATTCTCCCGCTCTCCCGACCGCCTGGCGTTCCCTCTGTCGCGAGTACGACCACACCCAGGAGGAATCTGTTGTGACGAAAGTTCTGATGGTCATCACGGCCGCGGATCGCTGGACACTGAAAGACGGCACGGTACACCCGTCCGGCTTCTGGGCCGAGGAGGTCGCGTTCCCGCACCGCGCGTTCACCGAAGCGGGATGGGACATCACCATCGCGACCCCGGGCGGCAAGAAACCGACGCTCGACCGGCTCAGTCTCGGAATCTCCGGCGGCATGCCGGGCAAGCGCCGCGAAATCGAGCGCTATCTGGACAGCATCGAGGAGGCGCTGGCCACACCCGTCCCGCTCGACACCGTCGACGCCGATACTTTCGACGTCGTCTTCTACCCGGGCGGGCACGGCCCGATGGAAGACCTGGCCTACGACAAGACCTCCGGCGCGCTGCTCGCCGACCGGCTGGCGTCGGGCAAGCCCCTGGCCCTGCTCTGCCACGCTCCCGCGGCGATCACGGCGGCGACCGGGCCCGACGGCAAGAACCCGTTCGCCGGTCGCCGGATGACCGGCCTGTCCAACCGGGAAGAGCTGCTCAACCGATTCGCCTGGAAGGCGCCGTGGCTGCTCGAGGACAAGCTCGAAGAGCTGGGCGTCGACTATTCCAAGGCGCTCATCCCCTTACGACCGCACATTGTGGTCGACG
Encoded proteins:
- a CDS encoding serine aminopeptidase domain-containing protein produces the protein MSRSSSRQPGETGSGRGMDAPIVLIAPAMAIGSRFYAPLVAAFTDLGWSARALPRRGFEKGAPRASRHNDWSYQDEIDTIAQAVAEARREHPTRPVVLLGHSLGAQLTAGHELNHPGADGMVTVGGSLPYHRHFPKFGLPVAIMASLVPVITAVFGYLPAPAFGAPGARTQMREWAGMVLTGRPPYPAPGTIDTPTLVIALEDDALAPRRGIEAFARRLFTPGRVTRWDYRSADVPAGASNDHIQWVRTPGAVVDRIATWWHEVSATAGPASVTAGTD
- a CDS encoding type 1 glutamine amidotransferase domain-containing protein, whose product is MTKVLMVITAADRWTLKDGTVHPSGFWAEEVAFPHRAFTEAGWDITIATPGGKKPTLDRLSLGISGGMPGKRREIERYLDSIEEALATPVPLDTVDADTFDVVFYPGGHGPMEDLAYDKTSGALLADRLASGKPLALLCHAPAAITAATGPDGKNPFAGRRMTGLSNREELLNRFAWKAPWLLEDKLEELGVDYSKALIPLRPHIVVDGNLYTGQNPQSSEKLADRLITDVGAAWSLT
- the crtI gene encoding phytoene desaturase family protein, encoding MRTISGTTDEVVVVGAGLAGLAAALHLAGRGRTVTVVERDPLPGGRAGRRDVDGYLLDTGPSVLTMPDIVADTLAAVGDSLESRLELLPVAPAYRAHFADGTGLDIHSDAAAMEESVLAFAGPKEVEGYRRLRAWLSELYQVEFDRFIAANTDSPLGLLTPAFARLIALGGFRRLDRAIGSFLNDERLRRVFTFQSLYAGVSPQRALALYAVISYMDTVGGVYFPRGGMRALPDALAAAAVDAGVTFRYGETVDELERRGSRITAVLTERGHRIPCDAVVLATELPTAYELLDRVPRRPTSWQPAPSAVVMHVGVPESVPTAHHNLVFGAAWEQTFDELIGAGKLMSDPSLLVTRPTATDPALAPPGRDLFTVLAPVPNLYRSGDLNWDGRATAYGEELAAIVEKRLVPGFVSDARVVHLDTPADWQRQGLLAGTPFSLAHTFAQTGPFRPANLPRGAGNAVLAGCGTVPGVGVPTALLSGRLAADRVTGTVPASRTSTSTSIGGDRR
- a CDS encoding polyprenyl synthetase family protein; translation: MRFASWLARTQSSVRDHVDEFVRARCAEELDPAGFSLPGRLMIDFASGGKCVRSVFVYLGWLCGGAGESEAALRAAAGAELLHAFALVQDDVMDESAVRRGQQSAHLRLAAWHREQGLSGSSARFGESAAILLADLFLVWAERMVRESGLPAAALDRAWPRYDAMRSELAVGQLADLTNDANRLPSVGAVMDIARRKSGNYTVRRPLELGAAMAGCDETVLRVLGEYGDAIGEAFQLRDDLLGVFGDPSTTGKPTGDDIRERKATTVIALADQLAEPSDRGRLRDLWRAEFIDEQGVALAQAVITDSGARRRAEQMIGERVEHARRLLEVTDLEPSVADALHRMSLLCTHRSH
- a CDS encoding SMP-30/gluconolactonase/LRE family protein, producing MTFSPSMSRALAAVALAATAAVFPTAQTASAAPVSCPQWTRHPVAAGYGILENLGFDGRGNLLLAEQSATGSTGTLQRLGADGSRSVAVTGVEGPGAIVAVGDTAYFTTGNSATSALTDRADGTIQALHLDSGAVRTVATGLTMPNGLAQLPDGDFVVSRDIGAGTLTRVTTGNITTPYAPTLRSTNGLAFDTRRDRLIVSTTFNPASVIAAIDYRDPESPPLQAVIPGAGPLNSADDLTVAPDGKAYVTLNVAGSVQQVDLDTGQTCAIADNLPLSSSARFGAGPGWNPKSLYVTSFLGTVTELTPP
- a CDS encoding TetR/AcrR family transcriptional regulator, encoding MPPKSTDRRRPTQDRAKATRENILDAAAELFGDRGIASTSTNRIAAAAGVSIGTVYRYFPDRAMIVAELLARIQGNIERRFTERVRDLADTPVQQLVLGVLEAVMEEMSTDVPLVRALIAGLDFYSSGMPELEVRLRLLVKMQVIQILGPGDDDEYDVLTFTIISACFGTVLRAAVLEDTRVRDEVIATTARLIATLADSERHARTTE